A window of Plantibacter sp. PA-3-X8 genomic DNA:
GCGTCGGAGGTATCGGCACCCGCATCAGGCAGACCCTCCGCGAGGCCGGCGTCGACACGGCCGTCGACGAGCTCGGCGTGCCGGACGAGTTCATCGACCACGCGTCCCGCGAGCAGATCCTCGAGGATGCGGGCCTCACAGCGCAGCAGATCGCCCGTGACGTCGTGGCACAGGTCCTCGGCAGCCGGATCCCCGTCGCCCGCCCACTGCCTGACGACCGCGTCGAGCAGGACACGTCTTCGGAGCGGAGCACGACGAGGCCGCACGGCGCCTGACCGCGGGCTGTGACGCGCTTGACTTCGAGTGCACTCGAAGTCGTATCGTGTGGACATGACCACTCTCCACGAGGGCTACGCCATCTCCGACGTCGCCGAACAAACCGGACTGAGCGTCCATACGCTCCGCTACTACGAGCGCGCAGGGCTCATGCCACGTCCGATCGGCCGCAGCTCATCGACGCACCGCCGCTACAGCGAGGGCGACGTGTCCTGGGTCGTGTTCCTGACGAGGCTTCGATCGACGGGCATGCCGATCGCGACGCTCCGCGAGTACACGGAGTTGGCTCAGCGCGGTGACGACACCGCCGAGGCGAGGCTCGAGCTGCTGCTGCGGCATCGGATCTCGTTCCTGGCCCGCCTCGAGGAGATGCAGCAGTCGCTGAAGGTCATCGATCGCAAGATCGAACTCTACACAGAACAGGTGGCAACACGATGAAGCACATCACACTCGGCACAGCGGGACCAGACATCGCCCGGATCGGCCTCGGCTGCATGGGGATGTCGGCGTTCTACACCGGTGCCGCCCTCGACGATGCGGCGTCGACCGCGACGATCCACCGTGCCCTGGACCTCGGCGTCACCTTCTTCGACACCGCTGAGATGTACGGTCCCTACCTCAACGAGGAACTGCTCGGAGCTGCACTCGGGTCACGCCGGGACGAGGTGACCCTCGCGACCAAGTTCGGGACGATCCGCAATTCCAGTGACGGACAGTTCGGCGCCGATGGCAGCGCCGCGAACGTGCGCCTGTCGATCGAGGGATCGCTGCGCCGGCTCGGGACCGACGTCGTGGACCTCTACTACCTCCACCGCGTGGATCCGGGCGTGCCCATCGAGGAGACGGTGGGTGCACTCTCGGAGCTCGTCACCGAGGGCAAGATCCGGTACATCGGTCTGTCGGAGGCGGCTCCGGACACGATCCGGCGTGCACACGCCGTGCACCCGATCACGGCTCTGCAGACGGAGTACTCGCTCTGGAGCCGCGACCCCGAGGCGGAGATCCTGCCGACCGTCCGTGAGTTGGGCATCGGCTTCGTCCCGTACTCGCCGCTCGGTCGTGGGTTCCTCACCGGCACGATCCGATCGCTCGACGTGCTCGACGAAACCGACTTCCGTCGCGCCAACCCGCGCTTCACGGGGGACAACCTCGCTGCGAACATCGCGATCGTCGAAGAGGTCGACCGGATCGCCGCGTCGCTCGATGCGACACCGGCCCAGGTGGCGCTCGCCTGGTTGCTGGCCCAGGGTGACGACATCGCGCCGATCCCCGGCACGAAGCGGATCCCGTACCTCGAGGAGAACCTCGGCGCCGACGAGCTCTCCCTGTCGGCCGACGCGCTCGCTCGACTCGACGCACTCCGTCTCCCGGCCGGCGACCGGTATCCGGACATGAGCACCGTCAACCGCTGAGCTCCGGCATGCGCTGAGGGCCGGCGTCGCTCGAGGTCCAACGACGAGAGCGGGGTGCCGTCCACCAATGGTGGAGGACACCCCGCTCTCGCGACACCGCGCGGACTACGCCTGGACGCCCTGGATGGGCGGGTGGTGGAAGGTGTCGCCGAAGGCACGCTCGCTCGCACCGACGCGGTCCAGGTACGGCGTCGCTCCGCCGTCCTGGAACGGCCAACCCGCACCGAGGATGAGGCCGAGGTCGATGTCCTGGGCGGCTGAGACGACGCCCTCGTCCAACATGAGCTTGATCTCCGAGGCGAGGCCGTCCTCGACCCGTCGCAGGATCTCGTCCTCGCTGAGCGGGCTGTCGCCGGTGACGAGCACCTTCTGGGCCTGCTTCGTGAAGCCGGTCACCTTGCCGCCCTTGTCCTTCTCGACCACCGAGTCCAGGCCGGCGAGCCGGTGGAGGTTCTCCGACGCGAAGAACCGGTCGGGGAACTTCCCGACCATCGTGTCCTGCACGTGCGCGGCGACCTTCCAACCGACGAGGTCGATGAGCTGGAAGGGCGTCATCGGCAGGCCGATGGGCGCGAAGGCACGTTCGACCGTCAGCAGCGGGGTGCCGGCGTCCAGGGCGTGCGCCGCCTCACCCATGACCTTCGCCAGGAGCCGGTTGACGATGAAGCCGGGAGCGTCTGCGGTGAGGATGGCGCTCTTCTTCAGCTTCGCCGCGGTGGCGAAGGCTGTCGCGAGCGTCTCGTCGTCCGTCTGGGGTGTACGGACGACCTCGAGCAACGGCATGACGGCGACCGGGTTGAAGAAGTGGAAGCCGACGAGCCGCTCGGGGTGCGCGAGCTTCGCCCCGATCTCCTCGACGGAGAGCGAGGAGGTGTTCGTCGCGAGGACCGTCTGCTCCGAGACGTACTGCTCCACCTCGGCGAACACGCTCTGCTTGACGCCGACCTCTTCGAAGACGGCCTCGATGACCCAGTCGCAGTCCGCGAAGTCGGCCTTGTCCGTGGTGCCGGACAGGAGCGCCTTCAGGCGGTTCGACTCGTCGGGGGAGATGCGGCCCTTCCCGCGGAGCGTGTCGATCTCGCCGTGGATCCGGGCGACGCCGGCGTCGACGTGGCCCTGGTCGAGGTCGGTGATGACCACCGGCACCTGGAGTCGCCGGAGGAAGAGCAGCGCGAACTGGCTCGCCATGAGCCCGGCCCCGATGATGCCGACCTTGGTGACCCGACGGGCGAGCTGCTTGTCGGGCGCTCCTGCAGGGCGCTTGGCGCGCTTCTGCACGAGATCGAACGCGTACATGCTCGCCTGGAACTGGTCGCCGACGATGAGCTCGGACAGCGCCCGGTCCTCCCGCTCGAACCCCTGTGCCTTCGTGCCGCTGCGGGCGGCCTCGAGCAGGTCGAGGGCTGCGTAGGGCGACTTCGCGACCGTGCCGATCTTGCTCTCGAGCATCTTGCGGGCGGTGCTGATCGCGAGCGGCCACTTGATCGTCCGCTCCACCTTGCCCGGCACGTTCTTGCGCTGCACGGTCACGGTGCCACCGAGCACCCCGTCGGCCCAGCGCAACGAGTCCTCGAGGAAGTTGGCGGCGGGGAACATGACGTCGGCGATTCCGTAGGCGAGCGCGTCCTGCGCCTTGAGCATCCGGTTGTTCTTGAGCGGGTTGGAGATGACGACGTTGAGTGCGTTCTCGATGCCGATCAGGTTCGGGAGCAGGTAGGCGCCGCCCCAGCCCGGGATGAGTCCGAGGAACACCTCGGGGAGCGCGATCGCTGGCGCCGAGGCGTCGACGGTCCGGTAGTTCGCGTTGAGGCCGATTTCGAGTCCGCCACCGAGCGCGAGTCCGTTGATGAAGACGAAGGTCGGTACGCCGAGGTCCTCGAGCTTGCCGAAGACATGGTGGCCGAGCTGCGCGAGCTTGGTCGCGACCTCACGGGACGGGATGTCGCCGACCTTGCTCAGATCGGCGCCGGCCGCCAGGATGAACGGCTTGCCCGTGATGGCGACGCCGTCGATCTCGCCGGATGCGGCACGGGTCCGTTGCGCCTCGAGGACGCCGTCGAGCTCGAGCAGCGTGACCGGGCCGAGCGTGTTCGGCCTCGTGTGGTCGCGTCCGTTGTCGAGGGTGATGAGCGCGATCGTGCGCCCGCTCGCCGTGGTGACGTCCTTGACGAAGGAGCGCGTCACGACCTCGTCGTCGCCGCTGATCGTGACGAGTTCCGAGAAGTCGATGGTCGTGTAGTCGGTCATCTACTTGCGTCCCTTCTTGCCGGTGAAGTACGGGTTCTCCCAGATCACGGTGCCGCCCTGGCCGAGGCCGACGCACATCGCCGTGAGGCCGTAGCGCACCTCGGGGTGCTCGGCGAACTGCGCCGCGAGCTGGATCATGAGTCGGACGCCGGAGGCTGCGAGCGGGTGCCCGACGGCGATCGCGCCACCCCACGGGTTCACCCGCGGGTCCTCGTCGTCGATGCCGAAGTGGTCGAGGAAGGAGAGCACCTGGATGGCGAAGGCCTCGTTCAGTTCGAACAGACCGATGTCCTCGATCGACAGACCGGCCTTCCGCAGAGCCTTCTCCGTGGAGGGGACGGGACCGATGCCCATGATCTCGGGCTCGACGCCCGCGAACGCGAAGCTGACGAGGCGCATCTTCGGCGTGAGACCGAGCTCCTTCGCCGTCGAGGCACTGGCGAGCAGACTCACCGTGGCGCCGTCGGTCAGCGGCGAGGCATTGCCTGCGGTGACACGGCCGTGGGGCCGGAACGGCGTCTTCAGTCCGGCGAGCCCCTCCATCGTGGTCTCGGGCCGGAGCCCTTCGTCGCCGGTGGCGAGTCCCCATCCGCTGTCGCTCCGGAGCGCGACCGGGACGAGGTCGGGCTGGATCCGTCCGGCCTCGTAGGCGGCCGCGACCTTCTGCTGGCTGCGCATGCCGAAGCGGTCGGAGCGTTCCTTCGTGAGCTGCGGGAACCGGTCGTGGATGCGCTCGGCCGTCTTGCCCATGTTCAGCGCGTCCTCACTGACGAGGCGCTCGGCGAGGAACCGCGGGTTCGGGTCGGCGTCCAGCCCCATGGGGTGACGTCCCATGTGCTCGACGCCACCGGCGAGGACGAGGTCGTAGGCACC
This region includes:
- a CDS encoding aldo/keto reductase; translated protein: MKHITLGTAGPDIARIGLGCMGMSAFYTGAALDDAASTATIHRALDLGVTFFDTAEMYGPYLNEELLGAALGSRRDEVTLATKFGTIRNSSDGQFGADGSAANVRLSIEGSLRRLGTDVVDLYYLHRVDPGVPIEETVGALSELVTEGKIRYIGLSEAAPDTIRRAHAVHPITALQTEYSLWSRDPEAEILPTVRELGIGFVPYSPLGRGFLTGTIRSLDVLDETDFRRANPRFTGDNLAANIAIVEEVDRIAASLDATPAQVALAWLLAQGDDIAPIPGTKRIPYLEENLGADELSLSADALARLDALRLPAGDRYPDMSTVNR
- a CDS encoding MerR family transcriptional regulator, with the protein product MTTLHEGYAISDVAEQTGLSVHTLRYYERAGLMPRPIGRSSSTHRRYSEGDVSWVVFLTRLRSTGMPIATLREYTELAQRGDDTAEARLELLLRHRISFLARLEEMQQSLKVIDRKIELYTEQVATR
- a CDS encoding thiolase family protein, with translation MAEQADVVFVDGVRTPFGRAGEKGMYWNTRADDLIVKAIIGLLERHPGLPLDRIDEVAIAATTQQGDQGLTLGRTAALLAGLPKSVPGFAIDRMCAGAMTSVTTLGSGIAFGAYDLVLAGGVEHMGRHPMGLDADPNPRFLAERLVSEDALNMGKTAERIHDRFPQLTKERSDRFGMRSQQKVAAAYEAGRIQPDLVPVALRSDSGWGLATGDEGLRPETTMEGLAGLKTPFRPHGRVTAGNASPLTDGATVSLLASASTAKELGLTPKMRLVSFAFAGVEPEIMGIGPVPSTEKALRKAGLSIEDIGLFELNEAFAIQVLSFLDHFGIDDEDPRVNPWGGAIAVGHPLAASGVRLMIQLAAQFAEHPEVRYGLTAMCVGLGQGGTVIWENPYFTGKKGRK
- a CDS encoding 3-hydroxyacyl-CoA dehydrogenase NAD-binding domain-containing protein, with product MTDYTTIDFSELVTISGDDEVVTRSFVKDVTTASGRTIALITLDNGRDHTRPNTLGPVTLLELDGVLEAQRTRAASGEIDGVAITGKPFILAAGADLSKVGDIPSREVATKLAQLGHHVFGKLEDLGVPTFVFINGLALGGGLEIGLNANYRTVDASAPAIALPEVFLGLIPGWGGAYLLPNLIGIENALNVVISNPLKNNRMLKAQDALAYGIADVMFPAANFLEDSLRWADGVLGGTVTVQRKNVPGKVERTIKWPLAISTARKMLESKIGTVAKSPYAALDLLEAARSGTKAQGFEREDRALSELIVGDQFQASMYAFDLVQKRAKRPAGAPDKQLARRVTKVGIIGAGLMASQFALLFLRRLQVPVVITDLDQGHVDAGVARIHGEIDTLRGKGRISPDESNRLKALLSGTTDKADFADCDWVIEAVFEEVGVKQSVFAEVEQYVSEQTVLATNTSSLSVEEIGAKLAHPERLVGFHFFNPVAVMPLLEVVRTPQTDDETLATAFATAAKLKKSAILTADAPGFIVNRLLAKVMGEAAHALDAGTPLLTVERAFAPIGLPMTPFQLIDLVGWKVAAHVQDTMVGKFPDRFFASENLHRLAGLDSVVEKDKGGKVTGFTKQAQKVLVTGDSPLSEDEILRRVEDGLASEIKLMLDEGVVSAAQDIDLGLILGAGWPFQDGGATPYLDRVGASERAFGDTFHHPPIQGVQA